The Candidatus Methylomirabilota bacterium region GGATAACACCAGGGTCACACGTAATCGGAAAACTCCACAATCGTCAGCGGCTTTTCACCCATGGTATCTGAAAGTATACCGGAGCCTTCCACTGCCGTCCAATTCGGTCCTATTATCGCTTGCGCAGGCGATAGGAGATAGGGACGCGGATCGTGCCGGGGATGACTGGGAGGGGGGCAGCCCGTTTGAGAGTCTCTACCGTTGCTCGATCCAAGAGGGGAAACCCAGAAGACTTTACCACAGTGACATCCTCGACGCTCCCGTCTCGCGCAATGCGAAACTGCACTTCCGCAGTCCCCTCCATCCCCCATCGCCGGGCCCTCGGAGGATATTGCTTCGCCCTCTCAATCTTGTCGCGAAGGAGTCGGAACCAATCCATTCC contains the following coding sequences:
- a CDS encoding energy transducer TonB; amino-acid sequence: GMDWFRLLRDKIERAKQYPPRARRWGMEGTAEVQFRIARDGSVEDVTVVKSSGFPLLDRATVETLKRAAPLPVIPGTIRVPISYRLRKR